One Thermosphaera aggregans DNA segment encodes these proteins:
- a CDS encoding ribbon-helix-helix domain-containing protein, with protein sequence MAGVISRMRLITVKMPEIYVEGLDELVKIGRYSSRSEVIRVAIRDLLKKELWISESEFS encoded by the coding sequence ATGGCTGGCGTTATTTCAAGGATGCGCTTGATAACTGTTAAAATGCCTGAGATCTACGTTGAGGGATTAGACGAGCTCGTCAAGATAGGGAGGTACAGTAGCAGGAGCGAGGTTATCAGGGTTGCGATAAGGGATTTGCTTAAGAAGGAGTTATGGATTAGTGAAAGCGAGTTTTCATGA
- a CDS encoding glycosyltransferase family 39 protein, whose amino-acid sequence MPRIDLKTVFHYLVIALLFTSSLAIFYQSAWEFTSLEIERGGRGYVSDEVWYVSSARNILYKIFRVEPRLSNNSYGATVIYEGYVNSFRLKADARDFNVLVRTDYSKLKGFYVVAPSKEVFNAYLTRIRDYVNVTDIVPGWMLPDAERVNEYINWEHPPMGKYLVAASIWLLGDYPLYWRLPAILAGALTVVLTYLVMLSLTGNQAVSLTASLLLMLDPLSKALASIMLLDVYIAFFTVLTALLAVKGLLRHAMIVAVVGGLFKFSALFLLIPVVFLMVRKDVRSKPSFTTLVSSLTLNIALSGVLFLVLTTLTSLPIASYMGFSNWVKYSLIGSFTWHASVKCTGASCPISSAPWEWFMNVNSFPLYIYPDGSALRASGTWPFWISSLTLSILLAPACLRDRRFGRLWVFYMGVLAGFILLWLMGGRSQYSFYSIQLAPLVYSSLTYAVAFIIFNRDLLVDTLKYWGRFKELIVKAVIA is encoded by the coding sequence TTGCCCAGGATTGATTTGAAAACAGTTTTCCACTACCTGGTAATAGCCCTGCTCTTCACATCCTCGCTAGCGATTTTCTACCAGAGTGCTTGGGAGTTTACGAGCCTTGAGATTGAGAGAGGAGGGAGAGGGTATGTCTCCGACGAGGTGTGGTATGTTTCATCAGCCAGGAACATCCTCTACAAGATATTCCGCGTTGAGCCAAGGCTCTCGAACAACTCCTACGGGGCCACAGTGATCTACGAGGGATACGTCAACTCGTTCAGGCTTAAAGCAGATGCAAGGGATTTCAACGTATTGGTTAGAACCGATTATTCAAAGCTCAAAGGCTTCTACGTCGTAGCACCCTCCAAGGAGGTGTTTAATGCTTACCTGACGAGGATTAGGGATTATGTTAACGTAACCGATATTGTGCCGGGCTGGATGCTGCCTGATGCTGAAAGGGTTAACGAGTACATTAACTGGGAGCACCCGCCCATGGGGAAGTACCTGGTTGCAGCATCAATCTGGCTGCTCGGCGATTACCCGCTCTACTGGAGGCTTCCAGCAATACTAGCCGGTGCTTTAACAGTTGTTTTAACATACCTTGTAATGCTCAGCTTAACCGGGAATCAAGCAGTGTCTCTCACCGCTAGCCTCCTCTTAATGCTGGACCCGTTGTCTAAAGCCCTCGCCAGCATAATGCTGCTCGACGTCTACATAGCATTCTTCACGGTTTTAACAGCTCTACTAGCTGTGAAAGGCTTGCTGAGGCATGCCATGATAGTAGCTGTCGTCGGAGGGTTGTTCAAGTTCTCAGCACTCTTCCTCCTCATACCCGTTGTCTTCCTCATGGTTAGGAAGGATGTGAGGAGCAAACCCTCCTTCACCACGCTGGTGTCATCGCTCACCCTTAACATCGCGTTGTCCGGAGTGTTATTCCTTGTTTTAACCACGCTCACATCTCTACCTATAGCTTCCTACATGGGGTTTTCAAACTGGGTTAAGTACTCTTTGATAGGGTCTTTCACATGGCATGCAAGCGTGAAGTGCACCGGGGCTAGCTGCCCTATTTCCTCAGCACCGTGGGAGTGGTTCATGAACGTTAACTCTTTCCCACTCTACATATACCCTGATGGCTCAGCGCTTAGGGCTTCAGGCACCTGGCCCTTCTGGATTTCCTCGCTCACCCTCTCGATACTACTGGCCCCGGCATGCCTCAGGGATAGGAGGTTTGGAAGGCTGTGGGTGTTCTACATGGGTGTTTTAGCAGGCTTCATCCTACTATGGCTCATGGGCGGTAGGAGCCAGTACAGTTTCTACAGCATACAGCTAGCGCCGCTGGTCTATTCGTCGCTGACCTACGCTGTCGCCTTCATAATCTTCAACAGGGACCTACTGGTTGACACTCTCAAGTACTGGGGGAGGTTTAAAGAGCTGATCGTTAAAGCAGTGATCGCTTAA
- a CDS encoding transglutaminase domain-containing protein produces MTLFLPVEHDVASLVNSTPMACGDDFECLVRKVVDYVDARLNSSWNNPMAVLEIDNTLSSFDYSFLSVLGFTRAHVILWQGWGSCGQYAITVAYLMNRLGYTARISRFLDIDHMWAEVFANGTWYIVDPWYIGIVYENQHHGNRHLVPANILASLENFTGYHQVSCEYFNETITNCTSEHGY; encoded by the coding sequence ATGACTTTATTCCTTCCCGTGGAGCATGATGTAGCCTCGCTTGTAAATTCTACTCCCATGGCATGCGGGGATGATTTTGAATGCTTGGTAAGGAAAGTAGTTGACTATGTTGATGCCAGGCTTAACTCGTCGTGGAACAATCCTATGGCGGTTTTAGAAATTGACAACACCCTTTCTTCGTTTGATTACTCGTTCTTAAGCGTTTTAGGCTTTACCCGGGCGCATGTTATACTGTGGCAAGGCTGGGGTTCTTGCGGACAGTACGCTATCACTGTTGCGTATTTGATGAACAGGCTAGGCTATACCGCTAGAATATCACGGTTTCTAGACATAGACCATATGTGGGCAGAGGTGTTCGCAAACGGTACGTGGTATATTGTAGACCCTTGGTATATAGGAATCGTCTACGAGAACCAGCACCATGGCAACAGACACCTGGTACCAGCAAACATTTTAGCATCATTGGAAAACTTTACTGGCTACCATCAGGTCTCATGCGAATATTTTAATGAAACAATCACGAATTGCACTAGCGAACATGGGTATTGA
- a CDS encoding DUF401 family protein, translated as MLALDPVVVFAVSVCLAIVLVLRRVNIALAITTAFLVYSIPLLGLSVFNVVAESFNATMVNTVVSLTLAMVLANLYRSTRASREMVESFESLGWRTASIGVPAAIGLLPMPAGAYVSATMIDPVYSKAGFNGEEKTFLNYWFRHIWVSTWPLYQNIILASALLGLTYSEIFARTWFIMASSALAGIVFFAYISRNSVVNAGGKYRLKGLIHLWPFPLIAFLSITLNLPLYLALSTVVVLFLLLYRPGGEVVKQSVKKSLDPTLIGLIIVSLVFGNAIRASGLADTLAQRLAGYGALAVFTVPFSIVIATGFEFTFVALGFPALKTLLTATWYYTTLAFLGGFLGAMLSPAHACLVMSAKHFNTPIHKVYKYTVPAAVLTLSTTLLLLTLARMI; from the coding sequence ATGCTTGCGTTGGACCCTGTGGTTGTGTTCGCGGTTTCAGTGTGCTTGGCTATAGTTCTTGTGTTGAGGAGAGTTAATATTGCGTTAGCAATAACTACTGCTTTCCTGGTTTACTCTATCCCGTTGCTGGGTTTGAGCGTTTTCAACGTGGTGGCTGAGTCTTTCAACGCTACAATGGTTAACACCGTGGTATCTCTAACCCTTGCAATGGTTCTTGCAAACCTTTACAGGAGCACAAGGGCTTCAAGGGAGATGGTTGAGTCTTTCGAATCCCTCGGCTGGAGGACTGCTTCAATAGGCGTGCCCGCTGCGATAGGGTTGCTACCGATGCCTGCTGGCGCGTATGTTTCAGCCACAATGATCGACCCGGTCTACTCAAAGGCTGGTTTCAACGGGGAGGAGAAAACCTTTCTCAACTACTGGTTTAGACACATATGGGTTTCAACATGGCCTCTCTACCAGAACATCATACTAGCTTCCGCATTACTCGGGCTAACCTATAGTGAGATCTTCGCTAGGACATGGTTTATAATGGCTTCTTCAGCACTAGCCGGGATCGTATTTTTCGCCTACATCTCCAGGAACAGCGTTGTCAACGCTGGCGGGAAGTACAGGTTGAAAGGGCTGATCCACCTCTGGCCCTTCCCGTTGATAGCGTTCCTCTCCATAACCCTCAACCTACCGCTCTACCTGGCCCTCTCAACAGTGGTGGTGTTATTCCTGCTACTATACCGTCCCGGCGGAGAAGTGGTTAAGCAATCGGTTAAGAAGTCTCTCGACCCAACCCTAATAGGCTTGATAATAGTCTCCCTCGTCTTCGGCAACGCTATAAGGGCGAGCGGGCTGGCGGATACCTTAGCTCAGCGCCTAGCAGGCTACGGTGCCCTTGCAGTTTTCACCGTTCCATTCTCAATAGTCATAGCCACTGGTTTCGAGTTCACGTTCGTAGCGCTAGGCTTCCCTGCTTTGAAAACCCTGCTAACAGCAACATGGTACTATACAACCCTTGCATTCCTTGGAGGATTCCTAGGAGCAATGCTCTCCCCCGCGCACGCATGCCTGGTTATGTCTGCGAAACACTTCAACACACCTATCCACAAGGTGTACAAGTACACGGTGCCCGCGGCCGTGCTAACGCTTTCAACAACCCTGCTCCTTCTCACCCTGGCACGGATGATTTAA